In a single window of the Streptococcus ilei genome:
- a CDS encoding ABC transporter permease: MNKNTRQIAIPFISVILGIILGAIIMWIFGYDALWGYEELFKTAFGSIKNVGEIFRAMGPLVLIALGFAVASRAGFFNVGLPGQALAGWIAAVWFALSFPDIPRILMIPLTVLVAAIAGGFVGLIPGILRAFLGTSEVIVTIMMNYIVLFAGNEIIRNFPKKFMVDSESSITVGANASYRLGFLTELTKSRMNIGIFIALIAVAVVWFIIKKTTLGFEIRSVGLNPNASDYAGMSAKRIIILSMVISGALCGIGGAVEGIGTFQNIYVQPGSLAIGFNGMAVALLASNSPIGIVFAAFLLGTLQTGAPGMTTATIPPELVNIVTASIIFFVSAHYIIEKYIKPKKQMKGVE, translated from the coding sequence ATGAATAAAAACACAAGACAAATTGCTATTCCTTTTATTTCTGTAATCCTAGGAATCATCCTCGGAGCCATCATCATGTGGATCTTTGGTTATGATGCCCTTTGGGGTTATGAAGAACTCTTCAAGACAGCTTTTGGTTCTATTAAAAATGTGGGTGAAATTTTCCGTGCCATGGGACCACTGGTTTTGATCGCTCTCGGATTTGCAGTAGCTAGCCGGGCTGGTTTTTTCAATGTTGGCTTACCAGGACAGGCCTTGGCTGGGTGGATTGCGGCAGTATGGTTCGCTTTATCTTTCCCAGATATCCCTCGTATCTTAATGATTCCTTTAACAGTCCTTGTGGCTGCAATTGCAGGTGGTTTCGTTGGTTTGATTCCTGGTATCTTGCGAGCATTTTTGGGAACGAGTGAAGTCATCGTTACCATTATGATGAACTACATCGTCCTGTTTGCTGGAAATGAAATCATCCGGAACTTCCCTAAAAAGTTCATGGTCGATTCTGAATCCAGTATCACAGTAGGGGCAAATGCAAGTTATCGACTAGGTTTTCTGACTGAATTAACCAAGTCACGGATGAATATCGGTATCTTTATCGCTTTGATTGCTGTTGCAGTGGTTTGGTTCATTATTAAGAAAACAACACTTGGTTTTGAAATCCGTTCCGTTGGTCTCAACCCAAATGCTTCAGATTATGCAGGGATGTCAGCTAAACGAATCATCATTCTTTCTATGGTGATTTCAGGAGCCCTCTGTGGGATCGGTGGAGCAGTGGAAGGGATTGGTACCTTCCAGAACATTTATGTTCAACCTGGTTCCTTGGCTATTGGATTTAATGGTATGGCGGTGGCTCTCCTTGCTAGCAATTCTCCTATCGGGATTGTCTTTGCAGCCTTCTTGCTTGGTACCCTGCAAACAGGTGCGCCAGGTATGACCACAGCGACTATTCCGCCAGAACTTGTCAATATTGTGACAGCTTCGATTATCTTCTTTGTAAGTGCTCATTACATTATCGAAAAATACATCAAGCCTAAAAAACAAATGAAAGGAGTAGAGTAA
- a CDS encoding BMP family lipoprotein: MNKKQWLGLGLVTVAAIGLAACGNRASRKDSSDAKTDLKAAIVTDTGGVDDKSFNQSAWEGLQAWGKENGLSKDNGFTYFQSTSEADFANNFSQAATNGYKLVYGVGYKLAPAVTAAADENADINYVIIDSVVGDKKNVASAVFADNEAAYLAGVAAAKTTKTNKVGFIGGARGEVITRFEKGFEAGVKSVNKDISVDVQYAEDFNNPEKGRTIAATQYAAGADVIYQAAGGTGAGVFKEAKDLNEKKNEDEKVWVLGVDRDQVDEGKYTSKDGKESNFVLASTLKQVGKTVQEIATQTADGKFPGGKVITFGLKDGGVDLTTSNLSEDAKKAVEDAKKQIIDGSVKAPEK; the protein is encoded by the coding sequence ATGAACAAGAAACAATGGTTAGGCCTAGGTCTAGTAACTGTCGCTGCAATCGGACTTGCTGCATGTGGAAATCGTGCGTCTCGCAAAGATTCTTCAGATGCAAAAACTGATTTAAAAGCTGCTATCGTTACTGACACAGGTGGTGTTGATGATAAATCATTTAACCAATCTGCATGGGAAGGTCTACAAGCTTGGGGGAAAGAAAACGGTCTTTCTAAAGATAACGGATTCACTTATTTCCAATCTACAAGTGAAGCAGATTTTGCAAATAACTTTAGCCAAGCTGCTACAAACGGCTACAAATTAGTTTACGGTGTTGGTTACAAACTTGCTCCAGCTGTTACAGCTGCTGCAGATGAAAATGCTGATATCAACTACGTTATCATTGACTCTGTTGTAGGAGATAAAAAGAACGTAGCATCTGCTGTTTTTGCGGATAATGAAGCTGCTTACCTTGCAGGGGTTGCTGCTGCCAAAACAACTAAGACTAACAAAGTTGGTTTCATCGGTGGAGCACGTGGTGAAGTTATCACTCGTTTCGAAAAAGGATTTGAAGCAGGCGTGAAGTCTGTAAACAAAGACATTTCAGTAGACGTACAATATGCTGAAGACTTCAACAACCCTGAAAAAGGAAGAACTATTGCAGCGACACAATACGCTGCAGGAGCTGACGTTATTTACCAAGCTGCTGGTGGTACAGGAGCTGGTGTCTTCAAGGAAGCAAAAGACTTGAACGAGAAGAAAAATGAAGACGAAAAAGTTTGGGTTCTTGGTGTAGACCGTGACCAAGTTGACGAAGGTAAATACACTTCAAAAGATGGTAAAGAATCTAACTTCGTATTGGCTTCAACTTTAAAACAAGTTGGTAAAACTGTTCAAGAAATCGCAACTCAAACTGCTGATGGCAAATTCCCAGGTGGAAAAGTGATCACATTTGGTTTGAAAGATGGTGGTGTTGATTTGACAACTTCTAATCTTTCTGAAGATGCTAAAAAAGCAGTAGAAGATGCTAAAAAACAAATTATCGATGGTAGTGTAAAAGCACCTGAGAAATAA
- a CDS encoding ABC transporter permease, producing the protein MNTVAILTILVSNMLVYAAPLIFTSIGGAYSEHAGVVNVGLEGIMVMGAFTGVVFNLTFADSLGGMTIWLSLLAGGLVGLIFSAIHAVATINFRADHVVSGTVLNLLAPALAVFLVKAIYGKGQTNNIDLSFGKFDFPFLSDIPVIGDIFFKNTSLMGYVAIGFSFVAWFIMFKTKFGLRLRSVGEHPQAADTLGINVYLMRYYGVLISGFLGGVGGALYAQSASVNFSATTIVGPGFIALAAMIFGKWNPIGAMLSSLFFGLSQALAVVSTQIPFLAHIPGVYLRIAPYVLTIIVLAAFFGKSVAPKADGVNYIKSK; encoded by the coding sequence ATGAATACTGTTGCTATACTAACGATTCTTGTATCGAATATGCTGGTCTATGCTGCTCCCCTCATTTTCACTAGTATCGGAGGAGCCTACTCCGAACATGCTGGTGTCGTTAATGTCGGTTTGGAAGGTATCATGGTTATGGGAGCTTTCACAGGAGTCGTGTTTAACTTGACTTTTGCTGACTCTCTTGGTGGCATGACAATCTGGCTATCTCTCCTTGCAGGTGGTTTGGTTGGTCTTATTTTCTCTGCTATCCATGCTGTAGCTACTATCAACTTCCGTGCTGACCACGTGGTGAGTGGTACGGTATTGAACTTGTTGGCTCCTGCCTTAGCTGTCTTCTTGGTAAAAGCAATCTACGGAAAAGGTCAAACCAACAATATCGATTTGTCATTTGGTAAATTTGATTTTCCTTTCTTGTCTGATATCCCTGTTATTGGAGATATCTTCTTCAAGAATACAAGCTTAATGGGATATGTCGCGATTGGATTTTCATTTGTAGCCTGGTTTATCATGTTTAAAACGAAGTTTGGTCTTCGCCTTCGCTCAGTTGGTGAACATCCACAAGCTGCGGATACCCTTGGGATTAATGTTTACCTCATGCGTTACTATGGTGTGCTCATCTCTGGATTTTTAGGAGGAGTTGGGGGTGCCTTGTATGCACAATCTGCATCTGTCAATTTCTCAGCAACTACAATTGTGGGACCTGGATTTATCGCCCTAGCGGCTATGATCTTTGGTAAATGGAACCCAATCGGTGCCATGTTATCCAGTCTATTCTTTGGTCTTTCACAAGCCTTGGCGGTTGTGTCTACGCAGATTCCTTTCCTTGCCCATATTCCAGGAGTCTACCTCCGTATTGCGCCGTATGTATTGACCATCATCGTCCTAGCAGCCTTCTTTGGTAAGTCGGTTGCACCAAAAGCAGATGGTGTGAACTACATCAAGTCTAAGTAA
- a CDS encoding ABC transporter ATP-binding protein, with protein sequence MAHENVIEMREITKIFGEFVANDKINLELRKGEIHALLGENGAGKSTLMNMLAGLLEPTSGEIVVNGKSEKLDSPSKAASLGIGMVHQHFMLVEAFTVAENIILGSEVTNKGVLDLKKANADILELSERYGLAVDPTAKVEDISVGAQQRVEILKTLYRGADILIFDEPTAVLTPAEILELMDIMKALVKEGKSIILITHKLDEIRAVADRVTVIRRGKSIQTVSIEGATNKDLAEMMVGRSVSFVTEKEEAQPKEVVLQISDLVVNENRGVPAVKELSLDVRAGEIVGIAGIDGNGQSELIQAITGLRKVKSGSIKIKGQEVVGFSPRKITEMNVSHVPEDRHRDGLVLEMMLSENIALQTYYKEPLSKNGVLNYNQINSYARKLMEEFDVRAANEIVPASALSGGNQQKAIIAREVDRNPDLLIVSQPTRGLDVGAIEYIHKRLIAERDKGKAVLVVSFELDEILNLSDRIAVIHDGKIQGIVKPSETNKQELGILMAGGEIKEASNE encoded by the coding sequence ATGGCACACGAAAACGTCATTGAGATGCGTGAAATTACCAAAATCTTTGGTGAATTTGTCGCAAACGACAAAATCAACCTCGAATTGCGTAAAGGTGAAATTCATGCACTTCTTGGTGAAAATGGAGCTGGGAAATCAACCCTGATGAATATGTTGGCTGGTCTTTTGGAACCAACGAGCGGAGAAATTGTGGTCAATGGGAAGTCTGAAAAATTAGATTCTCCTTCAAAGGCTGCTTCTCTAGGGATCGGGATGGTTCACCAGCACTTCATGTTGGTAGAAGCTTTCACTGTTGCAGAAAATATCATTCTTGGTAGCGAAGTAACGAATAAAGGTGTATTAGATTTGAAAAAGGCTAATGCAGATATCCTTGAGTTGTCAGAACGCTACGGCTTGGCTGTGGATCCTACAGCAAAAGTTGAAGATATTTCTGTTGGTGCTCAACAACGTGTAGAAATCTTGAAGACACTCTATCGCGGAGCTGATATTCTGATTTTCGACGAGCCCACAGCGGTGCTAACTCCTGCTGAAATTTTGGAGTTGATGGATATCATGAAAGCCCTTGTTAAAGAAGGGAAATCTATCATCCTCATCACCCACAAACTGGACGAAATTCGTGCGGTTGCGGACCGTGTCACAGTTATTCGTCGTGGGAAATCCATTCAAACCGTTAGCATCGAAGGTGCTACCAATAAAGATTTGGCAGAGATGATGGTTGGGCGCTCGGTTTCTTTCGTAACAGAAAAGGAAGAAGCGCAACCGAAAGAAGTGGTTCTTCAAATTTCTGACTTAGTCGTGAATGAAAACCGTGGAGTTCCTGCAGTCAAAGAACTATCTCTTGATGTTCGTGCAGGCGAAATTGTAGGGATTGCAGGGATTGATGGTAATGGTCAGAGTGAATTGATTCAGGCTATTACTGGACTGCGCAAAGTCAAATCAGGCAGTATTAAAATTAAAGGACAAGAAGTTGTTGGCTTTTCCCCACGTAAGATTACTGAAATGAATGTCAGCCACGTTCCTGAGGATCGTCATCGTGATGGTCTTGTTCTCGAAATGATGCTTTCTGAAAATATCGCACTTCAAACTTACTACAAAGAACCACTTAGCAAAAACGGTGTGTTGAATTACAATCAAATTAATTCATATGCCCGCAAGTTGATGGAAGAATTTGATGTTCGTGCAGCCAACGAGATTGTTCCAGCAAGTGCTCTATCAGGAGGAAATCAACAAAAGGCCATTATTGCTCGTGAAGTTGATCGGAATCCAGATTTGTTAATCGTTAGCCAACCGACACGTGGATTGGACGTTGGTGCGATTGAGTACATCCATAAACGTTTGATTGCTGAACGTGATAAAGGAAAAGCCGTCCTCGTTGTCAGCTTCGAATTAGATGAAATTCTAAACCTATCAGATCGGATTGCTGTTATTCATGATGGAAAAATCCAAGGTATTGTGAAGCCATCTGAGACCAACAAACAAGAGCTTGGTATTCTAATGGCTGGTGGAGAAATCAAGGAGGCTTCAAATGAATAA
- a CDS encoding homoserine dehydrogenase, with product MSVKIALLGFGTVASGVPFLLKENHEKISQAAQDEIEIAKVLVRDDAEKQSLQAAGHDYNFVTNVDEIIEDKEIAIVVELMGRIEPAKTFITRALEAGKHVVSANKDLLAVHGSELLEIAKEHQVALYYEAAVAGGIPILRTLVNSLASDKVTKVLGVVNGTSNFMMTKMVEEGWTYEDALAEAQRLGYAESDPTNDVEGIDAAYKMVILSQFAFGMNIQFDQVGHKGISQITPQDVSVAQSLGYVIKLVGSIVETKSGIAAEVTPTFLPKEHPLASVNDVMNAVYVESIGIGESMYYGPGAGQKPTATSVVADIVRIVRRLNEGTIGKAFNEYSRPLQLAKPEDVKNNYYFSIKAPDATGQILRIAEIFNAEGASFKQILQEDSDGQFASVVIITHQVNQTQFKNLVEKLDSEPNFKLMNTFKVLGE from the coding sequence ATGTCTGTTAAAATTGCCTTACTAGGATTTGGTACAGTTGCTAGTGGCGTACCATTTTTATTAAAAGAAAATCATGAAAAGATCAGTCAGGCCGCTCAGGATGAAATTGAGATCGCTAAGGTCTTGGTTCGCGACGATGCGGAAAAGCAAAGCTTGCAAGCGGCAGGTCATGACTACAACTTTGTGACCAATGTCGATGAGATTATTGAAGATAAAGAGATTGCCATCGTGGTTGAATTGATGGGGCGTATCGAGCCAGCGAAGACCTTTATCACCCGTGCATTGGAAGCAGGTAAGCATGTGGTCTCTGCCAACAAAGACCTTCTTGCGGTTCATGGAAGTGAGTTGCTGGAGATTGCAAAAGAACACCAAGTAGCCCTTTATTATGAAGCTGCCGTAGCGGGTGGAATTCCAATCCTTCGGACCTTGGTGAATTCCTTGGCTTCTGACAAGGTGACCAAAGTTCTCGGTGTGGTCAATGGTACTTCTAACTTTATGATGACCAAAATGGTCGAAGAAGGCTGGACTTATGAAGATGCTTTAGCAGAAGCACAACGACTTGGTTACGCTGAAAGTGACCCGACCAATGACGTTGAAGGAATTGATGCAGCTTATAAGATGGTGATTTTGAGCCAATTTGCCTTTGGGATGAACATCCAATTTGACCAAGTAGGGCACAAAGGGATCAGCCAAATCACTCCTCAAGATGTCTCAGTAGCCCAAAGCCTTGGTTATGTGATCAAGTTGGTCGGCTCGATTGTTGAAACAAAGTCAGGGATTGCAGCAGAAGTGACACCAACCTTCCTTCCTAAAGAACATCCACTTGCTAGCGTGAACGACGTCATGAATGCGGTCTATGTGGAATCGATCGGGATTGGTGAGTCTATGTACTATGGACCAGGGGCAGGTCAAAAACCAACTGCGACTAGTGTTGTAGCTGACATCGTTCGCATTGTTCGTCGTTTGAATGAAGGAACAATCGGTAAAGCCTTCAACGAATACAGCCGCCCGCTTCAATTGGCTAAGCCTGAAGATGTGAAGAACAATTATTACTTCTCAATCAAGGCACCAGATGCGACTGGTCAAATCTTACGTATTGCGGAAATCTTTAATGCAGAAGGAGCTTCCTTCAAGCAAATCCTTCAAGAAGACTCAGATGGTCAATTTGCAAGTGTGGTTATCATTACCCACCAAGTCAACCAGACGCAATTCAAGAACTTGGTTGAAAAACTGGATTCAGAGCCGAATTTCAAACTTATGAATACCTTTAAAGTATTGGGAGAATGA
- a CDS encoding ABC transporter ATP-binding protein, which produces MKKPIIEFRNVSKVFEDSDTVVLKDINFELEEGKFYTLLGASGSGKSTILNIIAGLLDASTGDVLLDGVRINDLPTNKRDVHTVFQSYALFPHMNVFENVAFPLRLKKLDKAEIQRRVTEVLKMVQLGGFEKRSIQKLSGGQRQRVAIARAIINEPRVVLLDEPLSALDLKLRTDMQYELRELQQRLGITFVFVTHDQEEALAMSDWIFVMNEGEIVQSGTPVDIYDEPINHFVATFIGESNILPGIMIEDYLVEFNGKRFESVDGGMRPNEPVEVVIRPEDLQITLPEEGKLQVKVDTQLFRGVHYEIIAYDELGNEWMIHSTRKAIVGEEIGLDFEPEDIHVMRLNETEEEFDARIEEYVEVEEQEAGLINAIEEERDEENNL; this is translated from the coding sequence TTGAAAAAACCAATTATTGAGTTTAGAAATGTCTCAAAAGTATTTGAAGACAGCGATACAGTGGTTCTCAAAGATATCAACTTTGAGTTGGAAGAAGGGAAATTCTATACCCTCCTCGGTGCTTCAGGATCTGGTAAATCGACGATTTTGAACATTATTGCCGGTTTGTTAGACGCTTCGACAGGGGATGTCCTCTTGGATGGTGTTCGGATCAATGATTTACCGACTAACAAACGGGATGTCCATACCGTCTTCCAGTCCTATGCCCTTTTCCCACACATGAATGTGTTTGAGAATGTTGCCTTCCCTCTTCGTTTGAAGAAGCTAGACAAGGCGGAAATTCAAAGACGAGTGACTGAAGTCCTTAAGATGGTGCAATTAGGAGGATTTGAGAAACGCTCCATCCAGAAACTTTCTGGTGGTCAACGCCAGCGGGTGGCTATTGCACGGGCGATTATCAATGAACCGCGAGTAGTCCTCTTGGATGAGCCCTTGTCTGCCCTTGACTTGAAGTTGCGGACAGATATGCAGTATGAGCTTCGTGAATTGCAACAACGCTTGGGTATTACCTTTGTTTTTGTTACCCATGACCAGGAAGAAGCGCTAGCTATGAGTGACTGGATCTTCGTCATGAACGAAGGAGAAATTGTCCAATCAGGAACACCAGTCGATATCTACGATGAGCCGATCAACCATTTCGTTGCGACCTTTATCGGTGAGTCCAACATCCTTCCAGGGATCATGATCGAAGACTACCTAGTAGAATTCAACGGTAAACGCTTTGAGTCAGTCGATGGAGGGATGAGACCAAACGAACCGGTCGAAGTCGTTATTCGCCCTGAAGATTTGCAAATCACACTGCCCGAAGAAGGCAAGCTCCAGGTGAAAGTGGATACCCAACTTTTCCGTGGGGTACACTATGAGATCATCGCCTATGATGAATTGGGCAATGAGTGGATGATTCACTCAACGCGTAAGGCAATCGTAGGTGAAGAAATCGGTCTGGACTTTGAACCAGAAGATATCCACGTCATGCGTCTCAATGAAACGGAAGAAGAGTTCGATGCACGGATCGAAGAGTACGTAGAAGTGGAAGAGCAAGAAGCCGGATTGATCAATGCCATCGAGGAGGAAAGAGATGAAGAAAACAACCTCTAA
- a CDS encoding polysaccharide deacetylase family protein, producing MILIKKGVSMNHRKRRVPKKIRLLLILNAFLLSCIFFLGFLLLKQGTIADKQETNTSQTMSQQGSTTKWVKQEQPVKIPILMYHAVHTMAPSEEANANLIVAPETFESHLKALKEAGYYTLTPEEAYRALTKNELPEGGKVVWLTFDDGVADFYTIVYPLLKKYQMTATNNIITSFSEKEKPSVLTFDQIKEMKAQGLTFESHTVSHPDLAQSDTATQKAELANSKQVLDKKLDQTTTTIVYPAGRYSEVTMDLAKTNGYKMGLTTNNGLASLDDGLYSLKRLRILPTTTAENLLAEMQTNP from the coding sequence ATGATATTGATAAAGAAAGGGGTCTCTATGAATCACCGAAAAAGACGTGTCCCAAAGAAAATACGATTACTACTGATTTTAAATGCTTTTCTTCTGTCTTGCATATTCTTTTTAGGGTTCCTCCTATTGAAACAGGGGACTATTGCTGACAAGCAAGAAACAAATACAAGTCAGACGATGAGCCAGCAAGGGTCTACTACCAAATGGGTAAAACAAGAGCAACCTGTAAAAATCCCGATTCTCATGTACCACGCTGTTCACACGATGGCCCCTTCGGAAGAGGCCAATGCCAACCTCATTGTAGCACCAGAAACCTTCGAGAGTCATCTCAAAGCCTTAAAAGAGGCCGGTTACTACACCCTGACGCCCGAAGAAGCTTATCGCGCCCTTACAAAAAATGAACTGCCTGAAGGTGGCAAAGTCGTTTGGTTGACGTTTGATGATGGAGTTGCAGACTTTTATACCATCGTCTATCCACTCCTAAAAAAATACCAAATGACCGCAACCAATAATATCATTACTTCATTTTCTGAAAAGGAAAAACCGAGTGTTTTAACCTTCGATCAAATCAAAGAAATGAAAGCACAAGGCCTTACTTTTGAGAGCCATACGGTATCCCACCCAGATTTGGCCCAATCAGATACTGCCACTCAAAAGGCTGAACTTGCCAATTCAAAACAAGTATTAGATAAGAAACTCGATCAAACCACTACCACCATTGTCTACCCCGCTGGTCGCTACTCTGAGGTCACCATGGATCTAGCAAAAACCAATGGCTACAAAATGGGCTTGACAACCAACAATGGACTAGCTAGTTTAGATGATGGCCTCTACTCACTAAAACGTCTGCGGATCTTGCCAACTACGACAGCAGAAAACCTACTTGCAGAAATGCAAACCAATCCATAA
- a CDS encoding tellurium resistance protein TerC yields the protein MKDFERHQLATELGFQFDPQTSSIYGENSGYFFLMRETDTKNVFSIALSVSRDDAEEAAAQLQQMVKESSVLKSVSLNQYVTTFTVKAGMTKAKTIENIHQALTEILQFLQTNGFYTVCGYSGEKGPVGLYQIGDSLFLMNEENYQIVSSQLKIETDSYNSQKENVLLGTVGAFIGAIIGGAVTLFIARLGYVAFYAGFILGICVVKGYEILGKKFSKLGAVISSILLLVTVVLVHQFDYALEAVKQLGLDFSDGFDLINSLVLNGEAPDKYFFNFFMLAVFTIIGGGVAIGSALSTQETRGIARKIG from the coding sequence ATGAAAGACTTTGAACGTCATCAACTTGCTACGGAACTTGGATTCCAGTTTGATCCTCAGACCTCATCTATTTATGGTGAGAACTCTGGGTATTTCTTCTTAATGAGAGAAACAGACACAAAAAATGTCTTCAGCATTGCTCTTTCTGTTTCTCGTGATGATGCGGAAGAAGCAGCGGCTCAACTGCAGCAAATGGTGAAAGAATCTTCTGTTCTGAAGAGCGTTAGCCTCAACCAATATGTCACAACTTTCACTGTAAAAGCTGGGATGACCAAGGCAAAAACGATTGAGAACATTCACCAAGCCCTAACAGAAATCCTGCAATTTTTACAAACCAATGGTTTCTACACTGTATGTGGCTACTCTGGTGAAAAAGGTCCGGTTGGTCTCTACCAGATTGGAGATTCCCTCTTCTTGATGAATGAAGAAAACTATCAAATTGTGAGTTCCCAACTAAAAATTGAAACAGATTCATATAATAGTCAGAAAGAAAATGTCCTTCTTGGAACAGTCGGTGCCTTTATTGGTGCCATTATCGGAGGAGCTGTGACTCTTTTTATTGCCCGTCTCGGCTACGTAGCTTTTTATGCTGGTTTCATCCTTGGGATCTGTGTTGTCAAAGGCTATGAGATCTTAGGGAAGAAATTTAGCAAACTTGGTGCAGTTATTTCTAGTATCCTCTTGTTGGTGACTGTTGTTCTCGTTCACCAATTTGACTATGCCTTAGAAGCAGTTAAACAGCTTGGACTCGACTTTAGTGATGGATTTGATTTGATCAATTCCCTTGTTCTAAATGGTGAAGCACCTGATAAATACTTCTTTAACTTCTTTATGTTGGCAGTCTTTACCATTATTGGGGGTGGGGTTGCCATTGGCTCAGCCTTGTCCACTCAAGAAACACGTGGCATTGCGCGTAAGATTGGCTAA
- the murB gene encoding UDP-N-acetylmuramate dehydrogenase: MEIVKQIKEELAGIEILFNEPLKQYTYTKVGGAADYLAFPRNQYELKRIVTFANAHEIPWMVLGNSSNIIVRDGGIEGFVIMFDHFHDVRVNGYVIEAEAGAKLIDVTHVARYHSLTGFEFACGIPGSIGGAVYMNAGAYGGEIAHILQSCKVLTPEGEIKTLSASDLAFGYRHSKIQETGDVVISAKFALAPGNYDQINQEMARLTHLRELKQPLEYPSCGSVFKRPVGHFAGQLISEAGLKGYRIGGVEVSEKHAGFMINVDHGTAKDYEDLIAHVIATVEKSAGVTLEREVRIIGRD, from the coding sequence ATGGAAATCGTAAAGCAAATCAAAGAGGAGTTGGCTGGCATTGAGATTTTGTTCAATGAGCCACTCAAACAATATACCTATACCAAGGTTGGAGGGGCTGCAGACTATTTGGCCTTTCCTCGCAATCAATATGAATTAAAACGAATTGTCACCTTTGCCAATGCTCATGAAATTCCATGGATGGTCTTGGGGAATTCTTCGAATATTATCGTCCGTGACGGTGGGATTGAAGGCTTTGTGATCATGTTTGATCATTTCCATGATGTCCGGGTCAATGGGTACGTGATTGAAGCAGAGGCAGGTGCTAAGCTGATCGATGTGACTCACGTAGCCCGCTACCATAGCTTGACAGGCTTTGAATTTGCTTGTGGGATTCCTGGTAGCATTGGGGGTGCTGTTTACATGAATGCTGGTGCCTATGGTGGCGAGATTGCCCATATTCTCCAATCTTGTAAGGTCTTGACGCCAGAGGGTGAAATAAAAACCCTATCCGCAAGTGATTTGGCCTTTGGTTATCGCCACTCCAAGATCCAAGAGACAGGAGATGTGGTGATTTCGGCTAAGTTTGCCTTAGCACCTGGCAACTATGATCAGATCAATCAAGAAATGGCGCGCTTGACTCATTTGCGAGAGCTGAAACAACCTCTCGAATACCCGTCTTGTGGCTCTGTTTTCAAACGTCCAGTCGGTCACTTTGCAGGACAGTTGATCAGTGAGGCAGGATTAAAGGGATACCGGATTGGTGGTGTAGAAGTTTCTGAAAAGCATGCTGGCTTTATGATCAATGTCGATCATGGGACTGCCAAAGATTATGAAGACTTGATTGCTCATGTCATCGCGACAGTTGAAAAATCGGCTGGGGTGACCTTAGAGCGGGAAGTCCGTATTATTGGGAGAGATTAA
- the thrB gene encoding homoserine kinase produces the protein MRITVPATSANVGPGFDSVGIAVSKYLTIDVLEAQENWWIEHDLGEEIPSDEENLLLQTALQVASDLPPHRLKMTSEVPLARGLGSSSSVIVAGIELANQLGNLCLSDEDKLEIATKIEGHPDNVAPAIFGNLVVASYVDQETHHLVLPFPECALVAFVPNYELKTSDSRNVLPSEWTYKEAVAASSIANVAIAALAKGDLRVAGKAIEADRFHERYRQQLVAEFPQVKELAHQHEAYATYLSGAGPTIMTLLPVEHAEAFAKGLESKALNGQVFSLKIDTTGVKVEA, from the coding sequence ATGAGAATTACAGTACCAGCGACTAGTGCCAATGTAGGGCCAGGATTTGATTCTGTTGGGATCGCTGTTTCTAAGTATTTGACCATTGATGTGCTAGAAGCGCAAGAAAACTGGTGGATTGAACATGATTTAGGAGAGGAGATTCCAAGCGATGAAGAGAATCTCTTGCTTCAAACTGCTCTCCAAGTCGCATCCGATTTGCCTCCTCATCGTCTCAAGATGACTAGTGAAGTGCCTTTGGCGCGTGGTCTTGGTTCCTCTAGCTCTGTTATTGTAGCGGGGATTGAGTTGGCTAATCAACTGGGCAACTTATGTCTTAGCGATGAAGATAAACTAGAGATCGCGACAAAAATCGAAGGTCATCCGGATAATGTAGCGCCAGCTATTTTTGGAAATCTGGTCGTAGCAAGCTATGTGGATCAGGAGACCCATCATTTGGTTCTTCCATTTCCTGAGTGTGCACTAGTGGCCTTTGTTCCGAATTACGAGCTCAAGACCAGCGATAGCCGAAATGTCCTTCCGAGTGAGTGGACTTATAAGGAAGCTGTGGCAGCTAGTTCCATTGCAAACGTGGCCATTGCTGCCCTTGCTAAGGGAGACTTAAGAGTTGCAGGAAAAGCTATCGAAGCGGATCGCTTCCATGAGCGCTACCGTCAACAACTAGTTGCAGAGTTCCCTCAGGTGAAAGAACTTGCGCATCAACATGAAGCTTATGCGACTTACCTTTCTGGTGCAGGTCCAACCATTATGACCTTGCTCCCAGTTGAACATGCAGAAGCCTTTGCCAAAGGCTTGGAGTCTAAGGCCTTAAATGGTCAGGTTTTCTCATTAAAGATTGACACAACTGGTGTGAAGGTAGAAGCTTAG